The following coding sequences are from one Rutidosis leptorrhynchoides isolate AG116_Rl617_1_P2 chromosome 11, CSIRO_AGI_Rlap_v1, whole genome shotgun sequence window:
- the LOC139877653 gene encoding probable receptor-like protein kinase At5g59700 isoform X2 produces the protein MASAITEVDHLRIPLQKILDATNNFSDKNIIGKGDFGKVYRGKLEHDGKMIKIAARRLDPKNRRGDVEFWTEVSTLSTFSGLQVDYFIVKMIGFCDEKGEKIIINHRYPKGSLSRYISDPLTLDMSQRLDIAENVCWAVHGIHKKLKDDYIIHRNINSSTILLDGKWEPRLSGFEYSIKHSKERMNEVVNSEPIGTRGYIDPAIEKYGGVNHKSDIYSLGVVIFELLCGRKAFEENTLLAPLAKFHYENGTLKDIIHPDLWNQLTPKPFQVFSEAAYSCLHEDPSLRPHAMKLLGQFTKVELLQVHD, from the coding sequence ATGGCATCTGCAATCACAGAAGTTGATCACTTACGAATCCCACTTCAAAAGATACTAGATGCAACCAACAACTTTTCTGATaaaaatatcatcgggaaaggtgatTTTGGTAAAGTTTACAGAGGGAAACTTGAGCATGACGGAAAGATGATTAAAATTGCTGCTCGGAGGTTAGATCCTAAAAATAGGCGCGGAGACGTCGAGTTCTGGACTGAGGTTTCTACGCTTTCTACTTTTTCTGGTTTGCAGGTGGATTATTTTATAGTCAAAATGATTGGATTCTGTGACGAAAAAGGCGAGAAGATCATCATAAACCATCGTTATCCCAAGGGAAGTCTGTCACGATATATAAGCGACCCGTTAACACTGGATATGAGCCAGAGATTGGATATTGCTGAAAACGTTTGCTGGGCAGTACACGGTATTCATAAAAAGTTGAAAGATGATTATATTATACACCGTAATATTAACAGCTCCACAATTTTATTAGATGGGAAATGGGAGCCTAGGTTATCTGGATTTGAATATTCCATCAAACATTCAAAAGAACGAATGAATGAAGTTGTGAATTCGGAACCTATTGGCACACGCGGGTATATAGACCCCGCCATTGAGAAGTATGGAGGTGTGAATCACAAGTCGGATATCTACTCACTTGGCGTCGTTATATTCGAATTGTTGTGTGGGAGGAAAGCATTTGAAGAGAATACGTTGTTAGCTCCACTCGCAAAATTTCATTATGAAAACGGAACATTGAAGGATATAATTCATCCTGATTTATGGAATCAATTGACTCCCAAACCATTCCAAGTCTTTTCAGAAGCAGCGTATTCTTGCTTACACGAGGATCCATCACTACGCCCACATGCGATGAAACTTTTGGGGCAATTTACAAAAGTAGAGCTATTACAA